One region of Eupeodes corollae chromosome 1, idEupCoro1.1, whole genome shotgun sequence genomic DNA includes:
- the LOC129939395 gene encoding mitochondrial import inner membrane translocase subunit Tim16, with protein sequence MAKYIAQIIVLGGQAIGRAFAKALKQEIQASQEAAKRAGGGQRGENRAAANARTGMTLEEAKQILNVNDLEPEAVKKNYEHLFQMNDKAKGGSFYIQSKVFRAKERIDQELTENRPKPKDPRTPPENR encoded by the exons atggccaAATATATAGCTCAAATTATTGTTCTTGGAGGCCAAGCAATCGGTCGGGCATTTGCCAAAGCACTAAAGCAAGAGATCCAAGCATCACAAGAAGCGGCTAAACGCGCTGGTGGTGGTCAAAGAGGCGAAAATAGAGCTGCTGCAAATGCAAGAACAG GAATGACACTAGAAGAGGCCAAACAAATACTCAATGTAAACGACCTGGAACCagaagcagttaaaaaaaattacgaacatCTATTTCAAATGAATGATAAAGCCAAAGGTGGCTCATTTTACATACAATCAAAAGTCTTCCGAGCAAAGGAGCGCATAGATCAGGAACTAACGGAAAATCGACCAAAACCCAAAGATCCCAGAACGCCGCCTGAGAATCGATGA
- the LOC129938391 gene encoding eukaryotic translation initiation factor 2 subunit 3 → MSTTEGQITVNTNLQEQNLENLDINNLTALSPEVISRQATINIGTIGHVAHGKSTVVKALSGVQTVRFKNELERNITIKLGYANAKIYKCDNPKCPRPASFISGGSSKDDSFPCTRPACSGRFQLIRHVSFIDCPGHDILMATMLNGAAVMDAALLLIAGNESCPQPQTAEHLAAIEIMKLKHMIILQNKIDLVTESQAKEQHEVIVKFVQGTVAEGSPIVPISAQMKYNIEVLCEYIVNKIPVPIRNFDSPPRLIVIRSFDVNKPGCEVHDLKGGVAGGSILSGVLKVGQEIEVRPGVVTKDSEGNVTCRPIFSRIVSLYTEQNELQFAVPGGLIGVGTKIDPTLCRADRLVGQVLGAVGHLPEIYTELEVSYYLLKRLLGVRTEGDKKGARVQKLARNEVLLLNIGSLSTGGKVRATRDDLAKIVVTTPVCTEIGEKIALSRRVEQHWRLIGWGHIRAGKTVQPVIDRQPKK, encoded by the exons atgtcaacaacgGAGGGCCAAATTACTGTGAATACAAATTTGCAGGAGCAGAATCTTGAAAACCTC gaTATCAATAATTTGACTGCCCTCTCACCGGAAGTAATTTCGCGTCAGGCAACAATTAATATTGGAACCATTGGCCATGTCGCTCACGGTAAATCGACTGTGGTGAAAGCACTCTCAGGAGTGCAAACTGTTCGTTTTAAAAACGAACTCGAAAGGAACATCACCATCAAGCTcg GTTATGCAAAcgcaaaaatttacaaatgcgACAATCCAAAATGCCCCCGTCCCGCTAGTTTCATTTCTGGAGGTTCCAGCAAGGACGATAGTTTTCCCTGCACCCGGCCAGCGTGTTCGGGTAGGTTTCAATTGATTCGTCATGTGAGCTTTATCGATTGCCCCGGTCACGACATTCTTATGGCAACTATGTTGAACGGTGCCGCCGTGATGGATGCAGCTTTGCTATTAATTGCTG GAAATGAATCGTGTCCTCAGCCACAAACAGCAGAACATCTAGCTGCCATTGAAATTATGAAGCTGAAGCATATGATCATTCTTCAGAACAAGATTGATTTAGTTACAGAGAGCCAAGCCAAGGAACAACACGAGGTGATTGTGAAGTTCGTCCAGGGAACCGTTGCCGAGGGAAGTCCCATTGTTCCAATTTCAGCTCAAATGAAATATAACATTGAA gtactTTGCGAATATATTGTCAATAAAATTCCTGTTCCCATTCGTAACTTTGATTCCCCGCCAAGATTGATTGTTATTCgttcatttgatgtcaataaACCCGGTTGTGAAGTGCACGACCTGAAGGGTGGTGTTGCCGGTGGATCTATTCTGAGTGGAGTTCTTAAAGTTGGTCAGGAGATCGAAGTGCGACCAGGAGTCGTAACAAAAGACTCCGAAGGTAATGTAACATGTAGACCTATTTTCTCGCGGATTGTGTCCTTGTATACCGAGCAAAACGAATTGCAATTTGCCGTTCCTGGTGGACTAATTGGTGTGGGCACAAAAATTGACCCGACACTTTGTCGTGCTGATCGTTTAGTCGGTCAAGTTCTTGGCGCTGTTGGCCACTTACCAGAAATCTACACCGAACTGGAAGTATCTTATTATTTGCTGAAGCGTCTATTGGGAGTTCGTACAGAGGGTGACAAGAAGGGTGCCCGTGTACAAAAACTAGCTAGGAATGAAGTTCTTTTGCTAAACATTGGTTCATTGAGTACCGGTGGTAAGGTGCGTGCTACAAGAGATGATTTAGCTAAAATTGTTGTTACTACACCCGTGTGTACTGAAATTGGTGAAAAAATTGCTCTAAGTCGTCGAGTGGAGCAACATTGGCG TTTAATCGGTTGGGGACATATTCGTGCAGGTAAAACAGTGCAACCAGTTATCGATAGACagcccaaaaaataa
- the LOC129938390 gene encoding histone-lysine N-methyltransferase Su(var)3-9, producing the protein MTPTNDRSIRHASSPSSGYESAVDVSDLESVQSLRIRQSTPTTTHASKSKSKKSKSKPKGEYVVESIESMESHHSQPLYFVKWMDYPPSTNTWEPFANVKECQHLSIFLEEELTKYEETIDIINSSIHKEIEENNEVLTAADVNVGDLDGFDILAHQSDLVLLAQFKLSGSKSKIESGKIRDRIKKATLMKPFIMQRMQQLRDISRWEMMVNEIEDDAKVTVENKADFDVPDPLFNYIKNSIAGKGVNIMDDPPIGCKCESCEPGSACCSKMAGSKFAYDKSGRLRIRSGEAIYECNKLCQCGPDCINRTIQRGRKVSLCIFKTNNGCGWALRTNSAIRKGEFICEYVGEILLADEANERGKQYDAIGRTYLFDLDYNTSAESVYTIDAAFYGNVSHFINHSCDPNLAVFPAWINCLDINMPRLAFFAIKPIKAGEELTFDYICRDHETDLKYENLSEAEKVACRCGADNCRKVLF; encoded by the coding sequence ATGACACCTACAAACGACCGATCAATTAGACACGCATCGAGCCCAAGTTCGGGTTATGAAAGTGCTGTTGACGTATCCGATCTGGAATCGGTTCAGAGTCTCCGTATACGACAAAgtacaccaacaacaacacatGCAAGTAAAtctaaaagcaaaaaaagtaaATCTAAGCCAAAAGGCGAGTATGTGGTGGAATCTATTGAGAGTATGGAGTCACATCATTCGCAACCGTTATACTTTGTCAAATGGATGGATTACCCACCAAGCACAAATACATGGGAGCCATTTGCTAATGTAAAAGAGTGTCAGCATTTAAGCATATTCCTTGAAGAGGAACTAACAAAATACGAGGAAACAATAGACATCATTAACAGTTCGATTCATAAAGAAATCGAGGAAAACAATGAAGTACTTACGGCAGCTGACGTGAATGTAGGGGATTTAGATGGTTTTGATATATTGGCACATCAGTCGGATTTGGTTTTACTGGCGCAATTTAAATTGTCTGGATCGAAGAGCAAAATTGAATCGGGCAAGATTAGAGATCGCATAAAgaaggcaactttaatgaaaCCTTTTATCATGCAACGCATGCAACAACTGAGGGATATCTCCCGCTGGGAGATGATGGTAAACGAGATTGAAGACGACGCAAAGGTGACTGTAGAGAACAAGGCTGACTTTGACGTGCCTGATCCACTATTCAACTATATCAAGAACAGTATTGCTGGAAAAGGAGTAAATATTATGGACGATCCACCAATTGGTTGCAAATGTGAGAGTTGTGAACCAGGCTCGGCGTGTTGCTCGAAAATGGCTGGAAGCAAATTCGCTTATGACAAAAGTGGACGACTTAGAATACGTTCCGGAGAGGCTATCTATGAATGCAATAAATTATGCCAATGCGGTCCAGATTGCATCAATAGGACTATTCAGCGTGGACGAAAGGTTTCGCtgtgtatttttaaaacgaacaatGGCTGTGGTTGGGCCCTTCGAACAAATAGCGCCATTCGAAAAGGTGAATTTATTTGTGAATACGTTGGTGAGATTTTGCTGGCGGATGAAGCTAACGAACGTGGCAAACAGTATGATGCTATTGGACGAACATACTTGTTCGACTTAGACTATAATACATCGGCAGAAAGTGTGTATACTATTGACGCAGCGTTTTACGGCAATGTATCCCATTTCATTAATCATTCATGCGACCCAAATTTGGCAGTATTCCCAGCATGGATAAATTGCTTGGACATCAATATGCCAAGATTAGCGTTCTTCGCAATAAAACCAATTAAGGCCGGAGAGGAATTGACTTTTGACTACATCTGCCGTGACCACGAAAcagatttaaaatatgaaaatctatCAGAGGCGGAAAAGGTTGCTTGTCGATGTGGAGCAGACAATTGCcgaaaggttttattttaa